Proteins from a genomic interval of Chitinispirillum alkaliphilum:
- a CDS encoding 23S rRNA pseudouridine synthase D: MDQTDKRGVPHRFTVDPESEGKRLDLFLAGKIQKFTRSALQKVISEGHVLINNTAASKNTRLSQGDTVEVISTQLAESADYRKKPQPQKLDLDILYEDSFFLAVNKPAGLVVHPGNGNPDRTLVNGLVYHLGEISRGSAVERPGIVHRLDKDTSGVLIVAKSDEAHQRVSKLFCNREIKKRYAAFCIGAVPDTEGQIDSPLARSRKNPLKRSVDFKGGKPALTSYRLIKHKRGISFLTLSPFTGRTHQIRVHSSHCGFPVLNDDLYGGGRERVLKFAPMDRPFAYSVLKCFSRHALHAFSLKFVHPFTFRPIEIKAPLPADFQQAMSVMQVEWGL; encoded by the coding sequence GTGGATCAAACTGATAAGAGAGGTGTTCCACATCGTTTTACAGTAGATCCGGAGTCTGAGGGAAAACGGCTTGATCTGTTTCTCGCCGGGAAAATCCAAAAATTTACCCGCTCCGCACTGCAGAAGGTTATTTCTGAGGGACATGTTTTAATCAACAATACGGCAGCATCAAAAAACACCCGCTTATCTCAGGGTGACACAGTAGAGGTAATTTCAACACAGCTGGCAGAATCAGCAGATTATCGAAAAAAACCTCAGCCCCAAAAACTTGATCTTGATATACTATATGAGGATTCCTTTTTTTTGGCCGTAAATAAACCTGCCGGTCTGGTAGTGCACCCTGGAAATGGTAACCCTGACAGGACGCTTGTTAATGGTTTAGTGTATCATTTGGGGGAAATTTCCAGGGGTAGTGCTGTAGAGCGCCCTGGTATCGTTCACAGACTCGATAAAGACACAAGTGGTGTGCTGATCGTTGCTAAGAGTGATGAGGCTCACCAAAGAGTATCAAAGCTTTTCTGCAATCGTGAAATCAAAAAAAGGTACGCTGCATTTTGTATCGGCGCAGTACCTGATACAGAAGGGCAGATCGACAGCCCGCTTGCAAGAAGCAGAAAAAATCCGCTCAAACGTTCAGTCGACTTCAAGGGGGGAAAACCTGCCCTTACCAGTTACAGGCTCATAAAGCACAAAAGGGGTATCTCCTTTCTGACACTCTCTCCCTTTACCGGCAGAACACATCAGATTAGGGTCCACAGCAGCCACTGCGGTTTTCCTGTGCTCAATGATGATCTATATGGAGGAGGAAGAGAGAGGGTTTTAAAGTTTGCGCCGATGGATCGTCCCTTTGCCTATTCGGTGTTAAAGTGCTTTTCCCGTCACGCACTTCATGCCTTTTCCCTGAAATTTGTTCATCCATTCACCTTCAGGCCCATTGAAATCAAGGCTCCTCTGCCGGCTGATTTCCAGCAGGCTATGTCAGTGATGCAGGTTGAGTGGGGTTTGTGA
- a CDS encoding Lipoprotein signal peptidase: MGKLLKHKWLVLVIVTVVGFFIDWYTKYLADTRLTMGVPVPVIGDYLQMLLVYNRGALFGFNPQRWLPWFPVNQFFLVFSCFAIVLLLFYYRSLKKHEVLFHWGLILILPGAFGNMFDRIMHPQKGVVDFIRVGISDTLYWPIFNMADVYVTVGVGLIFLGSILDARKQKSENAIVSSEREPCEKAEEVESGSN, translated from the coding sequence TTGGGGAAGCTTTTAAAACACAAGTGGCTTGTTTTGGTGATTGTTACAGTTGTGGGATTTTTTATCGACTGGTATACAAAGTATTTGGCCGATACCAGACTCACAATGGGAGTGCCTGTGCCGGTCATTGGTGACTATCTGCAGATGTTACTTGTATATAATAGAGGTGCGCTGTTTGGTTTTAACCCTCAGAGATGGCTCCCCTGGTTTCCGGTTAACCAGTTTTTTCTGGTATTCTCCTGTTTTGCAATTGTTTTGCTGCTTTTTTATTATCGCTCACTTAAAAAACATGAAGTCCTGTTTCACTGGGGACTGATACTTATTCTGCCGGGTGCTTTTGGAAACATGTTCGACAGAATCATGCATCCTCAGAAGGGCGTGGTGGATTTTATACGGGTTGGAATATCTGATACTCTTTACTGGCCTATATTCAATATGGCTGATGTATATGTAACCGTTGGGGTTGGTTTGATTTTTCTGGGAAGTATTTTGGATGCCAGAAAACAGAAATCGGAAAACGCCATTGTAAGCAGTGAAAGAGAGCCTTGCGAAAAAGCTGAAGAGGTTGAAAGTGGATCAAACTGA